The Nitrosomonas communis genome has a segment encoding these proteins:
- the recX gene encoding recombination regulator RecX, whose protein sequence is MNVKQSLQTRALHLLARREYSRLELEKKLAGHAETPEALSEVLDTLEHRGLLSAERLVEQVVHGRRHKYGAQRIRHELKEKGIADHLIDTAMSELKETELQTAREIWRKKFGVMPESLKERSKQARFLATRGFSAATIRQILACPDEEG, encoded by the coding sequence ATGAATGTCAAGCAAAGTTTACAAACCCGCGCCCTGCACCTGTTAGCCAGACGCGAATATTCCCGGCTTGAACTGGAAAAGAAGCTGGCTGGGCACGCTGAGACACCCGAGGCGCTATCAGAAGTACTGGATACACTGGAACATCGAGGGTTGCTCTCGGCAGAACGGTTAGTCGAACAAGTAGTGCATGGTCGCCGGCACAAATATGGTGCGCAGCGCATTCGCCATGAGTTAAAAGAAAAAGGCATTGCTGATCATTTGATCGATACGGCAATGTCTGAGTTAAAAGAAACCGAATTACAGACTGCGCGTGAAATATGGCGCAAGAAATTCGGTGTAATGCCTGAAAGTTTGAAAGAACGCAGTAAACAGGCGCGCTTTCTGGCAACAAGAGGGTTTTCAGCAGCAACTATTCGCCAGATTCTGGCTTGCCCGGATGAAGAGGGATAA
- the alaS gene encoding alanine--tRNA ligase, whose amino-acid sequence MKSSEIRQNFLEFFESHGHTIVASSSLVPGNDPTLLFTNAGMVQFKDVFLGLDKRPYTRAASSQRCVRAGGKHNDLENVGYTARHHTFFEMLGNFSFGDYFKRNAIQYAWEFLTKVLSIPQEKLWVTVYAEDDEAADIWLNEVGVEPARFVRIATMDNFWQMGDTGPCGPCSEIFYDHGPEVAGGPPGSADADGDRYIEIWNLVFMQYNRDTSGTLHPLPKPSVDTGMGLERISAVMQEVHSNYDIDLFQDLIKAAARETQTHDFSNNSLKVIADHIRACAFLITDGVIPGNEGRGYVLRRIIRRAIRHGYRLEQKTPFFHRLVDDLAKVMGQAYPELVAAKTRVASVLKQEEERFAETLENGMQVLEAALREQSGILPGETVFRLYDTFGFPVDLTADIARERGINIDHAGFEEAMADQRERARAAGKFTMQGGIEYHGIPTEFYGYDSLQQEGTVLAIYKQGSQVDFIEAADEAVIVLDRTPFYAESGGQVGDCGELLVANGTFVVSDTQKIQANVYGHKGFLSSGRLVVGDSVLAKVNAVARANTANNHSATHLLHAALRQVLGPHVTQKGSLVDAYRLRFDFSHHAPMQPDELRTVEHLVNEQIRHNHDVATQQMGYDDAIKRGAMALFGEKYGADVRVVAMGDFSTELCGGTHVAHSGDIGFFKIISESGVAAGIRRIEAVTGQAAVEYAQQRELQLLAISDTLKAAPQEVSQKITQLLDHARQLERELTSMKSKLATLQSGELSKQVNEIKGVKILAARLEGVNAKILRETLDNFKHQLKSCIVVLATAEAGKVTLIAGITDDLTAKVKAGELINYVAQQVGGKGGGRADMAQAGGTLPDKLPDALQSVAGWVEKRL is encoded by the coding sequence ATGAAAAGCAGTGAAATAAGACAAAACTTCCTGGAATTCTTCGAGTCGCATGGCCACACCATCGTCGCGTCCAGTTCACTTGTTCCAGGCAATGACCCCACCTTGCTGTTCACGAACGCCGGCATGGTGCAATTCAAAGATGTATTTCTGGGCTTGGACAAACGGCCTTATACGCGGGCGGCGAGTTCACAGCGCTGTGTACGCGCGGGCGGCAAACACAATGACCTGGAGAATGTCGGCTATACCGCGCGGCATCATACATTTTTTGAAATGCTGGGTAATTTCAGTTTTGGTGATTACTTCAAGCGTAATGCCATCCAGTACGCATGGGAATTTCTGACCAAAGTGCTGTCCATTCCTCAGGAAAAGCTCTGGGTGACCGTTTATGCCGAAGATGATGAGGCCGCTGACATCTGGTTGAATGAGGTCGGGGTTGAGCCTGCGCGCTTTGTACGCATTGCCACCATGGATAATTTCTGGCAGATGGGCGATACCGGTCCGTGCGGGCCGTGTTCCGAGATTTTTTATGATCATGGCCCCGAAGTAGCTGGCGGGCCGCCCGGCTCAGCCGATGCCGACGGGGATCGGTATATCGAAATCTGGAATCTGGTCTTCATGCAATACAATCGCGATACCAGCGGTACCTTGCACCCTTTGCCCAAACCCTCGGTCGATACCGGTATGGGGCTGGAGCGGATTTCAGCGGTGATGCAGGAAGTACACAGCAACTATGACATCGATCTGTTCCAGGACTTGATCAAAGCGGCGGCACGTGAGACACAAACGCATGATTTTTCCAATAACTCGCTCAAAGTGATCGCTGACCATATTCGCGCCTGTGCCTTTCTGATCACCGATGGCGTCATTCCCGGCAATGAAGGACGGGGTTATGTATTACGCCGCATTATTCGGCGTGCGATTCGGCATGGCTACCGGCTGGAACAGAAAACGCCTTTCTTCCATCGGCTGGTGGATGATCTCGCTAAAGTGATGGGGCAGGCTTATCCTGAACTCGTGGCCGCCAAAACTCGCGTAGCGAGTGTACTCAAGCAGGAAGAGGAGCGTTTTGCAGAAACTTTGGAAAACGGAATGCAGGTGCTGGAAGCCGCTTTACGCGAACAAAGCGGCATTCTGCCCGGTGAAACGGTTTTCCGGCTGTATGATACCTTTGGTTTTCCGGTTGACCTGACAGCGGATATTGCGCGCGAACGCGGTATTAATATCGATCATGCCGGCTTCGAGGAAGCCATGGCAGACCAGCGCGAGCGTGCGCGCGCTGCTGGCAAATTCACCATGCAAGGTGGCATCGAATATCATGGCATTCCGACCGAATTTTATGGCTATGACAGCCTGCAGCAGGAGGGAACCGTGCTTGCCATCTACAAGCAAGGCAGTCAGGTTGATTTTATCGAAGCTGCGGACGAAGCGGTGATCGTGCTCGACCGTACTCCTTTTTATGCAGAGTCGGGCGGCCAAGTCGGTGATTGCGGTGAACTGCTGGTGGCCAACGGTACGTTTGTGGTGTCTGATACACAGAAAATTCAGGCCAACGTGTATGGTCACAAGGGTTTTTTAAGCAGCGGCCGGCTGGTCGTTGGCGATTCAGTCCTGGCAAAAGTCAATGCAGTCGCGCGTGCCAATACGGCCAATAATCATTCAGCCACCCATTTGCTGCATGCGGCCTTACGCCAAGTACTGGGTCCCCATGTGACGCAGAAAGGTTCACTGGTGGATGCATATCGACTGCGTTTTGATTTTTCTCATCATGCGCCGATGCAGCCTGATGAGCTACGTACCGTCGAGCATCTGGTCAATGAGCAGATACGCCATAATCATGACGTAGCCACGCAGCAGATGGGATACGACGATGCGATCAAACGCGGCGCCATGGCGCTGTTTGGTGAAAAGTATGGGGCTGATGTGCGCGTAGTCGCAATGGGTGATTTTTCGACAGAGCTGTGTGGAGGCACCCATGTAGCCCATAGCGGCGATATCGGCTTCTTCAAGATTATCAGTGAATCAGGTGTGGCCGCCGGCATTCGGCGTATTGAAGCCGTTACCGGGCAGGCTGCCGTAGAATATGCGCAGCAGCGTGAACTGCAATTACTCGCAATTAGCGATACCCTGAAAGCCGCTCCCCAGGAAGTCAGCCAGAAAATTACTCAACTGCTCGATCATGCCCGGCAGTTGGAACGAGAGCTCACTTCAATGAAATCTAAGCTGGCTACGCTGCAAAGTGGTGAGCTGAGTAAGCAAGTCAATGAAATCAAAGGAGTGAAAATACTGGCGGCTCGCCTGGAAGGCGTGAATGCCAAAATCCTGCGTGAAACTCTCGATAATTTTAAGCATCAATTAAAATCATGCATCGTCGTACTGGCAACGGCAGAAGCCGGGAAAGTGACGCTTATTGCTGGGATCACCGATGATTTGACCGCAAAAGTCAAAGCGGGAGAGTTGATCAATTATGTTGCCCAGCAGGTAGGGGGTAAAGGAGGCGGACGGGCGGATATGGCGCAGGCGGGCGGTACCTTGCCGGATAAACTGCCTGATGCATTACAGAGTGTGGCCGGTTGGGTAGAGAAAAGATTATAG
- a CDS encoding dioxygenase family protein: protein MKKLSRRKFIKLGITGGVVGALTPKRGAAKTLLAPTPPETEGPFYPVTPQDDKDFDLTRIQGRDGVAQGKHMIVTGSVLDNHGQPVPQATVEIWQANAKGRYRHPQDANPAPLDPNFQGWAIVSTDENGEFRFKTVMPGSYPASSTWVRPPHIHFKISKKGYEELTTQMYFPGEALNETDLLLNQKSPSERLLMIARKRGPSETEALEVYEYAIVLNQKS from the coding sequence ATGAAAAAACTATCCAGAAGAAAGTTTATTAAGTTGGGGATAACAGGTGGAGTCGTCGGCGCCTTAACACCAAAAAGAGGGGCGGCCAAAACGCTGCTGGCACCTACCCCTCCTGAAACAGAAGGTCCGTTTTATCCCGTGACCCCGCAGGACGATAAAGATTTTGATTTGACGCGTATACAAGGCCGTGATGGCGTGGCGCAAGGTAAACACATGATCGTTACCGGAAGTGTGCTGGATAATCATGGTCAGCCAGTGCCCCAGGCTACGGTCGAAATCTGGCAGGCTAATGCAAAGGGGCGCTACCGTCACCCGCAGGATGCTAATCCTGCACCCCTGGATCCGAATTTTCAGGGCTGGGCAATCGTATCGACAGATGAGAATGGCGAATTTCGTTTTAAAACCGTCATGCCGGGCTCGTATCCCGCATCATCCACCTGGGTACGGCCACCTCATATCCATTTCAAGATATCTAAAAAGGGCTACGAGGAATTGACCACCCAAATGTATTTTCCTGGGGAAGCACTGAATGAAACCGATTTATTGCTCAACCAGAAAAGCCCCTCGGAGCGTTTGTTGATGATCGCCAGAAAAAGAGGCCCATCAGAAACAGAAGCGCTGGAGGTTTACGAGTATGCTATCGTGCTCAATCAAAAATCTTAA
- the trxB gene encoding thioredoxin-disulfide reductase, giving the protein MTTKHYQLLILGSGPAGYTAAIYAARANLNPVVITGLAQGGQLMTTTDVDNWPADVQGVQGPELMERFQKHAERFQTEIIFDHIHTAKLTEKPFTLIGDQGTYTCDALIIATGASAKYLGLPSEEAYMGKGVSACATCDGFFYKGQDVAVIGGGNTAVEEALYLSHIARNVTVVHRRDKFRSEKILIDKLMNKTQEGNVTLALNHVLDEILGDESGVTGMRIKNVHDGATRTLELKGVFIAIGHQPNTDLFQGQLHMRNGYIITRGGNEGNATATNIEGVFAAGDVQDHIYRQAVTSAGTGCMAALDAEKYLDGLK; this is encoded by the coding sequence ATGACCACCAAACATTACCAATTGCTCATTCTTGGTTCTGGACCTGCAGGCTATACGGCCGCAATCTATGCAGCGCGCGCCAACCTCAATCCTGTCGTTATCACTGGACTGGCTCAGGGGGGGCAGCTCATGACGACGACTGATGTCGATAATTGGCCGGCTGATGTACAAGGTGTACAAGGGCCCGAATTGATGGAACGTTTCCAGAAACACGCCGAGCGTTTCCAAACTGAAATCATCTTCGATCATATCCATACGGCCAAGCTGACGGAGAAGCCCTTCACCCTGATAGGCGATCAAGGTACTTACACCTGTGATGCATTGATTATCGCCACGGGCGCATCAGCCAAATACCTGGGATTGCCTTCAGAAGAGGCCTATATGGGCAAAGGTGTCTCGGCGTGTGCCACCTGCGACGGTTTTTTCTATAAAGGCCAGGATGTCGCCGTGATCGGGGGCGGCAATACTGCGGTGGAGGAAGCCTTGTATCTTTCTCATATTGCGCGCAACGTGACCGTGGTACACCGGCGCGATAAATTCCGTTCGGAAAAAATTCTGATTGATAAACTGATGAACAAGACGCAAGAGGGCAACGTCACGTTAGCACTCAATCATGTGCTGGATGAAATACTCGGTGATGAATCCGGCGTAACCGGCATGCGCATCAAGAATGTGCATGATGGCGCCACCCGTACGCTGGAGTTAAAGGGGGTCTTTATTGCCATTGGGCATCAGCCCAATACCGATCTTTTTCAGGGGCAACTGCACATGAGAAATGGCTATATCATTACGCGCGGCGGCAATGAAGGTAATGCCACCGCCACTAATATTGAGGGGGTATTTGCTGCGGGCGATGTGCAGGATCATATTTATCGCCAGGCTGTGACCAGTGCGGGCACCGGCTGTATGGCTGCACTGGATGCGGAGAAATATCTTGATGGGTTAAAGTGA
- a CDS encoding Smr/MutS family protein — translation MKPDKKGLTSDQTINEEEAALFREAMRDVIPLTPSRQVVHRPKPPRPIPRPAVQTATTAASQDTLSDHVSLEIPDGDEWAYLRPGLPRQTLRRLRRGHWKIQAELDMHGMTQNQARYALVAFLDECSRYGARCVCVIHGRGLGSKNHEPVLKLKVGNWLAQRHDVLAFCQATPEYGGRGAVLVLLKSTV, via the coding sequence GTGAAACCAGACAAAAAAGGATTAACTTCCGACCAGACAATTAACGAGGAAGAGGCGGCCTTGTTTCGTGAGGCGATGCGGGATGTCATCCCACTGACGCCATCCCGGCAAGTCGTTCATCGACCCAAGCCGCCGCGGCCGATACCTCGGCCTGCGGTGCAGACCGCTACCACCGCGGCGAGCCAGGATACGCTGTCAGATCATGTCTCACTGGAAATCCCCGATGGGGATGAGTGGGCTTACCTGCGCCCCGGCTTACCGCGTCAGACGTTGCGCAGATTACGGCGCGGTCACTGGAAAATTCAGGCTGAGCTGGATATGCACGGCATGACACAAAACCAGGCACGGTATGCGCTGGTTGCCTTTCTGGATGAATGTAGCCGGTATGGTGCCCGCTGTGTATGTGTCATCCATGGACGAGGATTAGGCTCGAAAAACCATGAGCCCGTGCTGAAATTGAAGGTGGGCAACTGGCTCGCACAACGTCATGATGTGTTGGCATTTTGCCAGGCAACTCCTGAGTACGGCGGCAGGGGTGCTGTGCTGGTACTGCTTAAATCAACGGTTTAA